A portion of the Deinococcus peraridilitoris DSM 19664 genome contains these proteins:
- the murF gene encoding UDP-N-acetylmuramoyl-tripeptide--D-alanyl-D-alanine ligase produces the protein MIEPRTIPVAAQIAPDARSAQFITWDSRQVGPQTAFAALSGEKTHGNAFVMQALEQGAPFVLTDLDVPRAVRVADATSALRAWGRAARTQANRPVIGITGSVGKTTAKAYVGAALQGRFMPVFNTLNAIACFLLVEAGNPVERTPLVIELGIDRVGEMDELMQLVSPDVGVVTSVGEAHLEAFGSREVIAREKGGVLRAPHALVGLQASSWYPGVPTYGFEGASYAGERLRLSPEGAHFTFQGTPVELPGASRPQAEAAVLGLALASRFGIDIGAAARRLREAEVPAGRFRIHRGILTVIDDTYNASPLSVKAALDALHQFPGRRISVLGRMLELGPDERRLHAEVGDYARQRADLTFGVGAFAGELGDRAYGTSHELEQALLREVRSGDVVLVKASRGISFSPQERARQGVGLESVVHTLLDAHKDDRAPS, from the coding sequence GTGATCGAACCCCGCACCATACCCGTCGCAGCCCAGATCGCCCCGGACGCCCGGAGCGCTCAATTCATCACCTGGGATTCCAGGCAGGTGGGTCCGCAAACTGCCTTCGCCGCCCTGAGCGGCGAGAAGACACACGGAAACGCTTTTGTCATGCAGGCCCTCGAGCAGGGGGCTCCGTTCGTACTGACCGACCTCGATGTACCGCGCGCCGTACGGGTCGCCGACGCCACGTCTGCCCTGCGCGCCTGGGGCAGGGCGGCGCGCACGCAAGCGAACAGACCGGTCATCGGCATCACCGGCTCAGTCGGCAAGACGACTGCCAAAGCCTATGTAGGCGCCGCGCTGCAGGGCCGTTTCATGCCGGTCTTCAACACCTTGAACGCCATCGCCTGTTTTCTGCTCGTAGAGGCGGGCAACCCGGTGGAGCGCACGCCCCTGGTCATCGAGCTGGGCATCGATCGCGTGGGTGAAATGGATGAACTGATGCAGTTGGTGTCACCGGATGTGGGTGTCGTGACGTCGGTGGGCGAAGCGCACCTGGAAGCCTTCGGCAGCCGTGAAGTCATCGCCCGTGAAAAGGGAGGTGTGCTGCGCGCGCCCCATGCCCTGGTGGGACTGCAGGCCAGCTCCTGGTACCCTGGCGTTCCCACCTACGGCTTCGAAGGCGCCTCGTACGCGGGTGAGCGGCTCCGCCTCTCGCCGGAAGGAGCGCATTTCACCTTTCAGGGTACACCGGTCGAACTGCCCGGCGCGAGTCGCCCGCAGGCCGAAGCCGCAGTTCTGGGCCTGGCTTTGGCGTCGCGCTTCGGAATCGACATTGGGGCAGCGGCCAGGCGGCTCAGGGAGGCCGAAGTGCCAGCCGGCCGCTTCCGGATTCATCGCGGGATCCTTACCGTCATCGATGACACCTACAATGCCAGTCCACTGAGTGTCAAAGCGGCTCTGGACGCGCTTCACCAGTTTCCGGGCCGGCGAATCTCGGTGCTGGGCCGAATGCTGGAACTCGGACCCGACGAGCGGCGCCTGCACGCGGAGGTAGGAGACTATGCCCGGCAGCGCGCCGACCTCACCTTTGGCGTGGGCGCCTTCGCCGGCGAGCTGGGAGACCGGGCTTATGGGACGTCGCACGAGCTGGAGCAGGCCCTGCTCCGCGAGGTCAGAAGCGGTGACGTCGTGCTGGTGAAGGCTTCGCGCGGAATCAGCTTCTCGCCCCAGGAGCGTGCCCGACAGGGCGTTGGGCTGGAAAGCGTCGTGCACACGCTGCTTGACGCACACAAGGACGACCGTGCCCCGTCTTGA
- a CDS encoding cell division protein FtsQ/DivIB, producing MALKALGQSWHLHRNAWVSAIAVALLAALIAALWYGLPIRSIQVVGNKALSPARVAELAGVHKGFGWAFYGGWRAAALEQSPWIRRAKLIRIFPGTVRIEIEERTPSARIKQGAKEIVIDWDGVELPGARPRGPLISGWGPARTSDAIAAARLLARYNVKSVDYTPSGLTIKTASGTAWSGSLVSLQKYAAGVTMNPSKRVNIYPWGVSVQE from the coding sequence TTGGCCCTGAAGGCGCTCGGGCAGTCCTGGCACCTGCACCGCAACGCGTGGGTCAGCGCGATTGCCGTGGCGCTGCTCGCTGCACTGATCGCGGCCCTGTGGTATGGCCTGCCGATCCGCTCGATTCAGGTGGTGGGGAACAAGGCACTCTCGCCGGCCCGCGTCGCGGAGTTGGCTGGGGTGCACAAAGGCTTCGGATGGGCCTTCTACGGAGGATGGCGAGCCGCCGCCCTGGAGCAAAGCCCCTGGATTCGTCGGGCAAAACTCATCCGTATCTTTCCAGGCACCGTGCGCATCGAAATCGAGGAACGTACGCCCTCTGCGCGCATCAAGCAAGGAGCAAAGGAGATCGTGATCGATTGGGACGGCGTAGAGCTCCCCGGTGCCCGGCCGCGCGGTCCCCTCATTTCGGGCTGGGGACCAGCGCGTACAAGCGACGCCATTGCCGCAGCGCGGCTGCTTGCGCGGTACAATGTCAAGTCGGTTGACTACACGCCCAGCGGACTTACCATCAAAACTGCGAGCGGCACGGCCTGGAGTGGCTCTCTGGTTTCCTTGCAGAAGTACGCAGCCGGTGTCACAATGAACCCGAGCAAGCGTGTGAACATTTACCCTTGGGGGGTGAGCGTCCAGGAATGA
- a CDS encoding Asp23/Gls24 family envelope stress response protein: protein MNGHITITEAALASLIGLTAHEVPGVVGMSPANVREGILKVLGRAQAREGVVISRDDGRYSAELYVVVAYGVSIPTVARNITERVEHAAKTQAGIELARTRVHAVGVRHV, encoded by the coding sequence TTGAACGGACACATCACCATCACCGAGGCGGCGCTCGCCTCGCTTATCGGCCTGACGGCGCACGAGGTGCCCGGCGTGGTCGGCATGTCTCCCGCCAACGTGCGCGAAGGCATTCTCAAGGTTCTGGGGCGCGCCCAGGCGCGCGAGGGTGTGGTCATTTCACGCGACGACGGCCGGTACAGCGCCGAGCTGTACGTCGTGGTGGCCTACGGCGTCAGCATTCCCACCGTCGCGCGCAACATCACCGAACGCGTCGAGCACGCGGCCAAAACCCAGGCTGGCATCGAACTGGCCCGCACACGCGTGCACGCCGTGGGGGTGCGCCATGTCTAA
- the murG gene encoding undecaprenyldiphospho-muramoylpentapeptide beta-N-acetylglucosaminyltransferase, which yields MSEAQHFLSGAPAPSSSRGAVVLAAGGTGGHIYPAIATAQELRQRGYHPVLLGQRGGMEERIAADSRLEFVGVSAGKFARTRPDPRELWRAARGFWEARRYLAGTRPVCVVGYGGFASLPGVMSGQSLGIPTVLHEQNARLGLTQRLALRRAHTVATAYPEVKGLPTGRGTLVGMPVREERMERADALRELGLQDGPLTIYVTGGSQGSQALNDAVPSVLRHLFGDEGLWHSGSVQVMHSTGLRWVREVSGRVHGIEWYKTSGFVNAVAAWSAADLAITRAGTGTLAEAAFHGVPLIMVPLPTSAENHQFYNARSVEEGGAGRLVEQKDLHQNLGRVVHECLDHDTRNAMRARAAARSPQGAAQLLADAVEQALRGRARKHRSSPAGS from the coding sequence GTGAGCGAGGCCCAGCATTTTCTCTCCGGAGCACCCGCTCCCTCTTCTTCTCGTGGTGCGGTGGTGTTGGCGGCCGGTGGCACCGGCGGTCACATTTACCCGGCGATCGCCACTGCCCAGGAATTACGCCAGCGTGGCTACCACCCCGTGCTGCTCGGGCAGCGCGGCGGTATGGAAGAGCGCATCGCCGCCGACTCCCGGCTGGAATTCGTGGGCGTCTCGGCTGGAAAGTTCGCGCGGACCCGACCTGACCCACGCGAACTGTGGCGCGCGGCGCGCGGCTTTTGGGAAGCCAGGCGTTACCTCGCAGGGACGCGTCCGGTTTGCGTGGTCGGCTATGGTGGCTTTGCCAGCCTGCCCGGCGTAATGAGCGGGCAAAGCCTGGGGATTCCGACCGTCCTGCACGAGCAGAACGCCCGGCTGGGGCTGACGCAGCGTCTGGCCCTGCGCCGCGCCCATACGGTCGCTACCGCCTACCCGGAGGTCAAAGGGCTGCCCACTGGACGCGGCACCCTGGTCGGCATGCCGGTGCGCGAAGAGCGCATGGAACGCGCCGACGCCCTGCGCGAACTGGGCTTGCAGGACGGTCCTCTGACCATTTACGTCACCGGGGGTTCTCAGGGCAGCCAGGCACTCAACGACGCCGTTCCGAGCGTACTGCGCCATCTCTTTGGTGACGAGGGCCTGTGGCACAGCGGCAGTGTCCAGGTGATGCACTCGACCGGCCTGCGCTGGGTTCGTGAAGTCAGTGGACGGGTACACGGCATCGAGTGGTACAAGACGAGCGGCTTCGTCAATGCCGTCGCGGCCTGGTCCGCCGCCGACCTCGCCATCACGCGCGCCGGCACGGGCACGCTCGCAGAAGCGGCTTTTCACGGGGTGCCGCTGATCATGGTGCCGCTTCCGACCAGCGCCGAAAACCATCAGTTCTACAACGCCCGGTCCGTCGAAGAGGGCGGCGCCGGACGGCTGGTCGAGCAAAAGGACCTGCATCAGAACTTGGGCCGGGTCGTGCACGAGTGCCTGGATCACGACACCCGAAACGCCATGCGGGCACGGGCAGCAGCCCGCTCGCCGCAAGGTGCGGCCCAGCTGCTGGCAGACGCAGTCGAGCAGGCCCTGAGGGGCCGCGCGCGCAAGCACCGCTCTTCTCCCGCCGGGTCGTGA
- a CDS encoding FtsW/RodA/SpoVE family cell cycle protein, giving the protein MSLNLVIAQCLLLMLGLIGVATAEPNMVPDHATKILIALALTFVLSRLRPKAFLKLATPFWIFSLALLALVLFIGVGGEWGGGRRWLDFGGPVRFQPSEFAKLALVLQLASFFARRGPGKKLLSATMMIVTTTLLVLLEPDLGTTVLVFSLGIVLMYAAGVRFTSIGLILAALTLFALPFASIYLEKNPYILERIRGHQESKIDARPEGATQIDLAHRDMRDGGVYGQGPDAPKYYLPAGHTDMVIASVGFSTGLLGVATIIFAYWLIVQSGLSAAEWASRIRPLTPELHGASIMATGAMFMIVGQAFVNLAVAVGVFPVTGVPLPLVSYGFSSLLAKSVAFAVMHSALREVHRHLPGKTPETIPAAGD; this is encoded by the coding sequence ATGAGCCTCAACCTGGTGATCGCGCAGTGCCTGCTGCTGATGCTGGGCCTGATTGGCGTCGCCACCGCCGAACCGAACATGGTGCCGGACCACGCCACAAAGATTCTGATTGCCCTGGCCCTGACCTTCGTTTTATCGCGGCTGCGTCCCAAAGCCTTCCTGAAGCTCGCCACACCCTTCTGGATATTTTCGCTGGCGCTGCTGGCGCTGGTGCTGTTTATCGGGGTGGGCGGGGAGTGGGGCGGTGGGCGGCGCTGGCTTGACTTTGGCGGGCCGGTGCGCTTTCAGCCCTCCGAGTTCGCCAAGCTGGCGCTGGTGCTGCAGCTCGCCTCGTTTTTCGCGCGGCGCGGGCCGGGCAAGAAACTGCTGAGCGCCACCATGATGATCGTGACGACCACGCTGCTGGTGCTGCTCGAACCCGACCTCGGCACGACGGTGCTGGTGTTCTCCCTCGGCATCGTGCTGATGTACGCCGCCGGGGTGCGCTTCACTTCTATCGGCCTGATCCTGGCGGCCCTGACCCTTTTCGCCCTGCCGTTCGCGTCGATTTACCTCGAGAAGAACCCGTACATTCTTGAGCGTATCCGCGGACACCAGGAATCCAAAATAGACGCCCGGCCCGAAGGCGCCACCCAGATCGACCTGGCACACCGGGACATGCGTGACGGGGGCGTCTATGGACAGGGACCGGACGCGCCCAAATACTACCTGCCTGCCGGACACACCGACATGGTGATTGCCTCGGTGGGCTTCTCGACGGGGCTGCTGGGGGTGGCGACCATCATCTTCGCGTACTGGCTGATTGTGCAAAGCGGTCTGTCCGCCGCCGAGTGGGCGTCGCGCATCCGTCCGCTGACGCCGGAACTGCACGGCGCGAGCATCATGGCCACCGGAGCGATGTTCATGATCGTCGGACAGGCCTTCGTAAATCTCGCGGTCGCCGTGGGAGTCTTTCCGGTCACGGGCGTGCCGTTGCCGCTCGTCAGCTATGGTTTTTCCTCGTTGCTGGCCAAGAGCGTCGCCTTTGCCGTAATGCACTCGGCCCTGCGTGAAGTTCACCGCCACCTGCCCGGCAAGACTCCCGAGACCATTCCGGCGGCGGGTGACTGA
- a CDS encoding DAK2 domain-containing protein: protein MSNLTSAQIAASLRYATDWLGVYREQVNALNVYPVPDGDTGTNMHLTMQSVRRELDTCDENSMPSVARAISYGALLGARGNSGVILSQLLKGFAEAIRDLKDVSAAQLVHALNAAQKSGYSAVMKPVEGTILTVAREAAAGARGGSAREVLESALRAGHEALQKTPDQLPALKQAGVVDSGGQGYLYVLEGMLGSLLGTPLPAAPTVESYAGEQFETEEFGYCTEFLMSDATLPIEQIRELVTPFGDSLLVVGAEGYVKGHIHTNEPDDLLATVGRHGKMLRTKVEDMSEQHTEILAMAGAAARAEDEMPESGLVAVASGYGLTKLFRSLGARIVSGGQTQNPSVQDIVDAVRSVSARRVIILPNNKNILLAAGKAQEILGENALVVPTRTLGQGVGAALAFQAGVPAEELLTGMQEAASNVTTFEVTRASRSTRIGELDITQGDVIGLRDDELVHVGGSPEDAVVTMLQAAYDGQEILTVFPGPAVTPEALSALTSRLEETFVDLELEVHQGGPDLYDYLVTLE from the coding sequence ATGTCTAACCTCACCAGTGCACAGATCGCCGCGAGCCTGCGCTACGCCACCGACTGGCTGGGTGTGTACCGCGAGCAGGTCAATGCCCTGAACGTCTACCCCGTTCCCGACGGCGACACGGGCACCAACATGCACCTCACGATGCAGAGCGTGCGCAGAGAGCTTGATACCTGTGACGAAAACAGTATGCCCAGCGTCGCCCGCGCCATCAGCTATGGCGCGCTGCTGGGTGCCCGTGGCAACAGCGGGGTGATTCTCTCGCAACTGCTCAAGGGGTTCGCCGAAGCCATCCGCGACCTGAAAGACGTCAGCGCCGCGCAACTCGTGCACGCCCTGAACGCGGCGCAGAAAAGCGGCTACAGCGCCGTCATGAAGCCTGTTGAGGGCACCATCCTGACCGTGGCACGCGAAGCGGCCGCAGGTGCCCGGGGTGGCAGCGCGCGGGAAGTGCTCGAAAGCGCGCTGCGCGCCGGGCACGAGGCGCTGCAGAAAACTCCCGACCAGCTGCCCGCCCTGAAGCAGGCCGGCGTGGTCGATTCCGGCGGGCAAGGCTACCTGTACGTACTGGAGGGAATGCTTGGCAGCTTGCTCGGCACGCCCCTTCCGGCTGCACCCACCGTCGAAAGTTACGCGGGCGAGCAATTTGAAACCGAGGAATTCGGCTACTGCACCGAATTCCTGATGTCAGACGCCACACTGCCCATCGAGCAGATTCGCGAACTGGTCACTCCCTTCGGGGACAGCCTGCTGGTCGTGGGCGCCGAAGGGTACGTCAAGGGACACATTCACACCAACGAGCCCGACGACCTGCTCGCCACCGTTGGCCGCCACGGTAAGATGCTGCGCACCAAAGTCGAGGACATGAGCGAGCAGCACACCGAAATTCTGGCAATGGCAGGTGCAGCAGCCCGCGCCGAGGACGAAATGCCCGAATCCGGGCTGGTGGCCGTCGCCAGCGGGTACGGCCTGACCAAGCTCTTCCGCAGCCTGGGGGCGCGTATCGTATCCGGCGGGCAGACCCAGAATCCCAGCGTACAGGATATCGTTGACGCCGTGCGCAGCGTCAGTGCCCGGCGCGTGATCATCTTGCCGAACAACAAGAACATCCTGCTGGCCGCCGGCAAAGCGCAGGAGATTCTGGGCGAGAACGCCCTTGTGGTGCCCACGCGCACGTTGGGTCAGGGTGTGGGCGCCGCCCTGGCCTTTCAGGCCGGCGTACCCGCTGAAGAGCTGCTGACGGGAATGCAGGAGGCCGCCTCGAATGTCACGACGTTCGAAGTGACACGCGCCTCACGCTCCACCCGGATCGGTGAACTCGACATCACGCAAGGAGACGTCATCGGCTTGCGGGACGACGAACTTGTTCACGTGGGTGGCTCGCCAGAGGACGCGGTGGTGACCATGCTGCAAGCGGCCTACGACGGTCAGGAAATCCTGACCGTCTTCCCCGGGCCTGCTGTCACGCCCGAGGCACTTTCGGCGCTGACCAGCCGTCTTGAGGAAACGTTCGTGGATCTGGAACTGGAAGTGCACCAAGGTGGGCCCGATCTGTACGACTACCTTGTCACCCTCGAATAA
- the murC gene encoding UDP-N-acetylmuramate--L-alanine ligase gives MHTTRYHLMGIGGIGVSALARLLKAQGFDVTGCDTQPSELTEQLHAEGIPVAIGHDAAHVAGMDILVASNAVASDDPELRAARAAGVRVQRRMELLGDLMRTSLANGAGSVGVVGTHGKTTTTSMIAVTLAGAGLDPAAFVGGIVPEFAGNARVGTGPFVAEVDESDPDFQFLTCDTAVVTNAEDDHVGTPDDVRATYWASVEEQHAAFARFAASARRVLYCADWPGLAELVTGREETLSYGTREGSDYRAVDIERSPSNSRFSVLRGDTRLGQVTLPLPGEHNILNSLAAVAVADLYGADFARVAAALAAFRGAGRRWQQIGELNGALVIDDYAHNPTKVAAALEGAQQTGRRVRVVFQPHRYLRTQQTWARLAQSLMNADEVLLLDIAAASETPIAGVHATQISQKMQQDGHTGVRYCPDREDVVRHLRETARPGDLIVTMGAGDVWMLSRQLTQAPAEANP, from the coding sequence ATGCATACGACGCGCTATCACTTGATGGGCATAGGAGGCATCGGCGTCAGCGCCCTTGCACGCCTGCTGAAAGCCCAGGGCTTTGACGTTACCGGTTGCGACACGCAACCGTCCGAATTGACCGAGCAGCTTCACGCCGAAGGCATTCCCGTGGCGATCGGGCACGACGCCGCACACGTGGCGGGCATGGACATACTGGTGGCCTCGAACGCCGTCGCTTCCGACGATCCGGAATTGCGGGCGGCACGCGCTGCGGGCGTGCGGGTACAGCGCCGCATGGAACTGCTGGGCGATTTGATGCGGACTTCACTCGCAAACGGCGCCGGATCGGTCGGGGTGGTCGGTACGCACGGCAAAACCACCACCACCAGCATGATCGCGGTAACCCTGGCCGGGGCCGGACTCGACCCTGCCGCTTTTGTCGGAGGGATCGTACCGGAGTTCGCCGGCAACGCGCGCGTCGGAACGGGACCCTTCGTGGCCGAAGTCGACGAGTCCGATCCGGACTTCCAGTTTCTGACGTGCGACACGGCCGTCGTCACGAACGCCGAGGACGATCACGTCGGCACTCCGGATGACGTGCGGGCCACCTACTGGGCCAGCGTCGAGGAGCAGCACGCGGCGTTTGCGCGTTTTGCCGCCAGCGCCCGGCGCGTGCTCTACTGTGCAGATTGGCCAGGTCTGGCCGAGCTGGTCACCGGCCGCGAGGAGACACTCAGCTACGGAACACGCGAAGGCAGCGACTACCGGGCCGTAGACATCGAGCGCTCCCCCAGCAACTCCCGCTTCTCGGTTCTGCGAGGAGACACGCGCCTCGGCCAGGTGACTCTTCCGCTGCCCGGCGAGCACAACATTCTCAACAGCCTCGCGGCAGTGGCCGTGGCTGACCTGTACGGCGCGGACTTCGCGCGCGTCGCGGCGGCGCTGGCAGCCTTCCGGGGAGCGGGGCGGCGGTGGCAGCAGATAGGAGAGCTCAACGGCGCGCTCGTCATCGACGACTACGCCCACAATCCCACCAAAGTCGCCGCCGCACTCGAAGGCGCGCAGCAAACGGGGCGACGCGTGCGGGTGGTTTTTCAGCCGCACCGATACCTGCGCACCCAGCAGACCTGGGCGCGGCTGGCCCAGAGCCTGATGAACGCCGACGAGGTGCTTTTGCTCGACATCGCCGCTGCCAGCGAAACCCCGATTGCCGGCGTCCACGCCACCCAGATCTCGCAAAAGATGCAGCAGGACGGCCACACGGGAGTGCGATACTGCCCCGATCGTGAGGACGTGGTGCGCCATTTACGCGAGACCGCCCGGCCGGGCGACCTGATCGTGACCATGGGCGCGGGCGATGTCTGGATGCTCTCGCGTCAGCTTACCCAAGCCCCGGCCGAGGCAAATCCGTGA
- a CDS encoding UDP-N-acetylmuramate dehydrogenase, which yields MTALSTEVPALKVERLRLARFTTLGVGGTSEVWTVHNHAQLAEAMRAPYRVLGGGSNLVVADEGVPERVIRLSGEFAQTDLTRDHALSGEEYVTGWVGGGVPLPGLLRKLQKLGLSNLEGTVGIPAQVGGAVWMNAGTRFGEMFDGLHTLEIVTPQGVRVVSPAELQWGYRQSGIPRGHIVTRVRLKLAPSTPQAVQDVMDQADMARKGQPKMRTPGCAFKNPGGIGAGKLIDDAGLKGYRVGNAMISHEHANFIVNLGGARAEDVQAILDHVRRTLNTPLELEYELWP from the coding sequence GTGACCGCGCTTTCGACCGAAGTGCCGGCCCTGAAGGTGGAGCGCTTGCGGCTCGCGCGCTTCACGACCCTGGGCGTGGGCGGCACGAGCGAAGTGTGGACAGTGCACAACCACGCGCAGCTGGCCGAGGCGATGCGCGCACCTTACCGTGTCCTGGGCGGCGGCTCCAACCTGGTGGTGGCCGACGAAGGCGTTCCCGAGCGGGTCATTCGTCTGTCAGGTGAGTTTGCGCAAACCGACCTCACCCGTGATCATGCTCTGAGCGGCGAAGAGTATGTCACCGGCTGGGTCGGCGGCGGCGTGCCCCTGCCCGGCCTGCTGCGCAAACTGCAAAAACTCGGACTGTCCAACCTGGAGGGTACCGTCGGCATTCCGGCCCAGGTGGGCGGCGCAGTGTGGATGAACGCCGGAACCCGCTTTGGGGAGATGTTTGACGGCCTACACACCCTGGAAATCGTCACACCACAGGGCGTGCGGGTGGTCAGCCCGGCAGAACTGCAGTGGGGGTACCGTCAGAGTGGCATTCCACGCGGACATATCGTGACCCGCGTCCGCCTGAAGCTCGCGCCGTCGACTCCTCAGGCAGTGCAGGACGTCATGGACCAGGCAGACATGGCCCGCAAAGGTCAGCCGAAAATGCGCACGCCCGGCTGCGCATTCAAGAATCCCGGTGGGATCGGTGCCGGCAAGCTCATCGACGACGCGGGACTGAAAGGCTACCGGGTCGGCAACGCCATGATTTCGCACGAGCATGCCAACTTTATCGTGAATCTGGGTGGCGCGCGCGCGGAGGACGTGCAGGCGATCCTGGACCACGTGCGGCGCACCCTGAACACGCCACTGGAACTGGAGTACGAGCTTTGGCCCTGA
- a CDS encoding phospho-N-acetylmuramoyl-pentapeptide-transferase: MLISIFLSWFLVGLFVRISKQRGWGQRVRRDGPQTHLSKEGTPTAGGVGFVVALLLVWVLLYARDPDPKEVVVVLAALAMGVIGLIDDVLKIRSRMFGGKSELMAREKFPLQILVGAVFGYFAWRLAPALPPGLGPWFDIPLYTIVMAGAVNAFNFTDGLDGLLSGVAIIVLLPLIALQASPLAALMVGALLGFLWFNAHPAKVFMGDMGSHAIGALTAGAYVLNDAGNLTWLLPLVAVIPVTALLSVVIQVVYFRRTGGKRFFRMTPIQHHFELSGWPETQVTLRFWLVTAVTTTLAWYLLGARP; this comes from the coding sequence ATGCTGATATCCATCTTCTTGTCGTGGTTTCTCGTCGGTCTCTTCGTTCGAATCTCCAAGCAGCGCGGCTGGGGGCAGCGGGTGCGGCGTGACGGACCGCAGACGCACCTGTCCAAGGAAGGCACGCCCACTGCCGGCGGCGTCGGTTTCGTGGTGGCGCTGCTGCTGGTCTGGGTGCTGCTGTACGCGCGCGATCCCGATCCCAAAGAAGTGGTGGTGGTGCTCGCCGCGCTCGCCATGGGCGTCATCGGCCTGATCGATGATGTGCTCAAAATCCGCTCGCGTATGTTTGGCGGCAAGTCCGAATTGATGGCGCGCGAGAAGTTTCCATTGCAGATTCTGGTCGGGGCCGTCTTCGGGTATTTTGCCTGGCGGCTGGCTCCGGCCCTTCCGCCGGGTCTCGGGCCCTGGTTCGACATTCCCCTGTACACCATCGTGATGGCCGGCGCCGTCAACGCCTTCAATTTCACCGATGGCCTCGACGGGTTGCTGTCGGGAGTGGCGATCATCGTGCTGCTGCCATTGATCGCGCTGCAGGCGTCGCCGCTGGCCGCCTTGATGGTGGGCGCGCTGCTGGGCTTTCTGTGGTTCAATGCCCACCCGGCCAAAGTGTTCATGGGCGACATGGGTTCGCACGCCATCGGTGCGCTCACGGCGGGCGCCTACGTGCTCAACGATGCCGGCAACCTTACCTGGCTGCTGCCACTCGTTGCCGTCATTCCGGTGACGGCCCTGCTGAGCGTGGTCATTCAGGTGGTGTATTTCCGCCGCACCGGCGGCAAACGCTTTTTCCGCATGACGCCGATTCAGCATCACTTCGAGTTGTCCGGCTGGCCGGAAACGCAGGTCACCCTGCGCTTCTGGCTGGTGACGGCAGTCACCACCACGCTCGCCTGGTACCTGCTGGGCGCCCGACCCTAG
- the murD gene encoding UDP-N-acetylmuramoyl-L-alanine--D-glutamate ligase: MTPPSDSSHGSTPSLLIYGLGRSGRAVARFLARDGLSANWHDASPSAEDLTLVDSLGFARGNLHTPYRTVIAAPGVPIDHPDLQALRQRGAEVIGEVELAFRSRRTPIIGVTGTAGKGGTSSLITQLLCALGFDAQLGGNFDPPLLDVIGAEVAVAELSSFQLERVDRFRPEIAVITNLGVDHLDRHGSVGAYHEAKKNITRAQDVHDTLIVPQGLTLTSRAQVRYFSAHTVSLSGGKQVLAPAELPEGHHPANAAAAVLAVEAFLKRRGLPVPVADLKGALLAAQPVAGRFETVARLGGLRFIDDSIATRTLAVQAALERAPAPVVWLVGGRDKGADLRALEEVVARKVQHIVAFGEDGPKFAAHFGKPTTTVRAQNGTEVMREAVQAATQVIEGGEGSVLLAPIGTSFDLYTDYKVRGKAFAEAARDWTRNVVPQGLHAQQNGQTVEEQR, from the coding sequence ATGACCCCGCCTTCAGACTCCTCGCACGGCAGCACACCTTCTCTTTTGATTTACGGCCTTGGGCGCAGCGGACGCGCCGTGGCCCGGTTTCTGGCACGTGACGGCCTGAGCGCCAACTGGCATGACGCCTCTCCGTCCGCGGAAGACCTCACCCTGGTAGATTCGCTGGGCTTTGCGCGTGGGAACCTGCACACGCCGTACCGCACCGTCATTGCGGCGCCCGGGGTACCAATCGACCATCCGGATCTGCAGGCCTTGCGTCAGCGGGGCGCAGAAGTCATCGGCGAAGTCGAGCTGGCCTTTCGGTCACGCCGGACGCCCATCATCGGCGTGACCGGCACGGCCGGCAAGGGGGGAACCTCCAGCCTGATCACCCAACTGCTGTGCGCCCTGGGATTTGATGCACAGCTCGGCGGAAATTTCGATCCACCGCTGCTCGACGTCATCGGCGCCGAGGTTGCCGTGGCCGAACTGTCGAGCTTTCAGCTGGAGCGCGTCGACCGGTTTCGCCCGGAAATTGCGGTGATCACCAACCTCGGCGTGGACCACCTCGATCGTCACGGCAGCGTCGGGGCCTACCATGAGGCCAAGAAGAACATCACCCGGGCACAGGATGTCCACGACACGCTGATCGTTCCGCAGGGGCTCACCCTGACCTCCAGGGCGCAGGTTCGGTATTTCTCAGCTCACACGGTCAGTCTCAGTGGGGGCAAACAGGTCCTTGCCCCAGCGGAATTGCCCGAGGGACACCATCCCGCGAACGCGGCCGCGGCGGTGCTGGCAGTCGAGGCGTTCCTGAAGCGACGTGGTCTGCCGGTGCCTGTGGCCGATCTGAAAGGGGCCCTCCTTGCCGCACAGCCGGTCGCCGGGCGTTTCGAGACGGTGGCCCGCCTGGGAGGGCTGCGATTCATCGACGACTCGATCGCGACGCGGACCCTCGCGGTACAGGCAGCCCTGGAGCGCGCTCCGGCGCCCGTGGTGTGGTTAGTTGGTGGCCGGGACAAGGGAGCGGACCTGCGGGCGCTCGAAGAGGTGGTGGCGCGCAAGGTACAGCACATCGTCGCCTTTGGAGAAGACGGACCAAAATTCGCCGCGCACTTTGGCAAGCCCACCACGACCGTCCGGGCCCAAAACGGCACCGAGGTGATGCGGGAAGCCGTTCAGGCTGCCACGCAGGTGATCGAGGGAGGCGAGGGCAGCGTCCTGCTCGCCCCGATTGGCACCAGCTTCGACCTCTACACCGACTACAAGGTGCGCGGCAAGGCGTTCGCGGAGGCGGCCCGTGACTGGACGAGGAATGTCGTGCCACAAGGCCTCCATGCGCAGCAGAACGGTCAGACCGTGGAGGAGCAGCGATGA